A genomic stretch from Corynebacterium kutscheri includes:
- a CDS encoding GlsB/YeaQ/YmgE family stress response membrane protein: MPPLGILGWIIIGGLAGWIASKIKGTDAQQGVVLNIIVGIVGGFIGGFLLGLFGVDVAGGGLIFSFFTCLLGAVILLSIVQAIRK, encoded by the coding sequence ATGCCACCACTAGGAATTCTCGGTTGGATCATCATTGGCGGCTTAGCGGGTTGGATTGCTTCTAAAATTAAGGGCACCGATGCACAACAGGGTGTTGTATTAAACATCATTGTTGGTATTGTCGGTGGTTTTATTGGCGGCTTTTTGCTCGGCTTATTTGGTGTTGATGTAGCTGGCGGAGGCCTTATCTTTAGCTTCTTCACCTGTTTACTAGGCGCGGTGATTTTGCTCAGCATTGTGCAGGCGATACGAAAGTAA
- a CDS encoding pseudouridine synthase — translation MTLPMPVEKNSRIGFTIALISMSQRVIQLARKQAPLAVKDGLNPSRVRVPAEADGLNAKEFVHHLINSQRHRHPEDNEHALHKRFDDQEVIAVRGHRARILTTQDQVYQDEDVWFYRIPAPEPVIPYDIPILFEDDHLLVVNKPPFYATMPRGKHITNSVTTQLRRLTENGELSPAHRLDRLTSGVLVFTKTREVRGAYQTLFAKREVHKTYQAIARFNNQLQAGSRWCSRLEKNAGEHQTRILDGKPNAITTVVSIAAVSASRQTELKKIFGAQPQLASYILAPETGRTHQLRVHMYQAGTPILGDPVYPIVLPEEVEDYRIPLCLCAVGLSFIDPISGVDRIFETESLFF, via the coding sequence ATTACCTTGCCAATGCCCGTCGAAAAGAACTCAAGAATCGGATTCACGATAGCATTAATATCCATGTCTCAAAGGGTAATACAGTTAGCGCGCAAACAAGCGCCACTCGCCGTAAAAGATGGTCTTAACCCCTCTCGAGTTCGAGTTCCCGCCGAGGCTGATGGGCTTAATGCTAAAGAATTTGTTCATCACTTGATTAACAGTCAGCGGCATCGCCACCCAGAAGATAATGAGCACGCACTCCATAAGCGTTTCGACGACCAAGAAGTCATTGCAGTTCGTGGGCATCGAGCGCGCATTTTAACCACCCAAGATCAGGTATACCAAGACGAAGACGTATGGTTTTACCGCATTCCTGCGCCTGAACCAGTCATTCCTTATGATATTCCGATCCTTTTCGAAGACGATCATCTCTTAGTGGTAAACAAGCCACCTTTTTATGCCACCATGCCCAGAGGAAAACACATCACCAATAGTGTGACCACACAGCTTCGCAGATTAACGGAAAACGGTGAATTAAGCCCCGCACACCGTCTTGATCGACTTACCTCCGGGGTACTTGTTTTCACCAAAACACGCGAAGTTCGCGGTGCTTACCAAACGCTTTTTGCTAAGCGTGAGGTGCATAAAACATATCAAGCTATCGCACGGTTTAATAACCAACTCCAAGCCGGTTCTCGTTGGTGCTCCCGCCTAGAAAAAAACGCCGGTGAACACCAAACCCGAATACTCGATGGTAAACCTAATGCCATTACTACTGTTGTTTCCATCGCTGCTGTTTCAGCTTCGCGGCAAACAGAATTAAAAAAAATTTTTGGTGCCCAACCCCAATTAGCATCATACATACTTGCCCCGGAAACTGGGCGGACTCATCAATTACGGGTGCATATGTATCAGGCTGGTACACCTATTCTTGGTGATCCAGTGTACCCGATAGTTCTTCCCGAAGAAGTAGAAGATTACCGCATACCGTTGTGTTTATGTGCGGTAGGTTTAAGCTTTATTGATCCGATTAGTGGTGTTGATAGGATTTTTGAAACAGAATCCTTGTTTTTCTGA
- a CDS encoding TetR/AcrR family transcriptional regulator, with amino-acid sequence MAEAKAAGRRKNRPSPRQRLLDSATELFSTQGIRVIGIDRILREADVAKASLYSLFGSKDALVIAYLEELDRKWRDAYSKRTEEMLSPEEKILAFFDQYIEQELQRGFRGSLFLNAANEYPCPESTSEHGILEAVIRHRSWMVDEMTTLLELKNGYPGSTQAQQLMIYLDGGLAGGVINRDVSSLHTARALAVQLLSEPPADYSI; translated from the coding sequence GTGGCTGAAGCGAAGGCAGCAGGACGCCGGAAGAACCGGCCAAGCCCGCGCCAGCGTCTGCTTGATAGCGCGACGGAGCTCTTTAGCACCCAAGGTATTCGAGTTATTGGCATCGACCGTATTCTCAGAGAAGCTGATGTTGCCAAGGCAAGTCTTTATTCCCTTTTTGGTTCTAAAGACGCATTGGTTATCGCATATCTAGAGGAACTGGATCGAAAGTGGCGCGATGCTTATTCTAAGCGCACCGAAGAAATGTTGAGTCCAGAAGAAAAGATCTTAGCTTTTTTCGATCAGTATATTGAACAGGAGCTACAGCGTGGTTTCCGGGGTTCGCTGTTTCTCAACGCAGCCAATGAGTATCCTTGCCCGGAAAGCACCAGCGAACACGGAATCCTAGAGGCAGTTATTCGTCACCGCAGTTGGATGGTTGATGAGATGACGACTCTTTTGGAGCTGAAAAATGGTTACCCTGGTTCCACTCAAGCCCAGCAACTGATGATTTATCTCGACGGAGGACTTGCTGGTGGGGTTATTAATCGAGATGTCTCTTCGCTGCATACTGCCCGTGCGCTCGCGGTACAGCTGCTGAGCGAACCTCCAGCAGATTACTCGATCTAA
- the yidC gene encoding membrane protein insertase YidC — protein sequence MLELFIYPISGIMKMWHSMLHSGFGLDDSMAWILSLFGLVITIRSITIPLTWLQMKSGRIAVLIRPKDRALKDTYANRHDASSIKEHEEKVKELRSEYGYSLAAGCLPSLILFPAFLGLYQVLLRMSRPAEGIDADHFSAIGFLTSDDVRAFLQTKIGDIPIAAYTTLTTEQLSLLGATKSEIREFIFPLIIASCVFTLLNMLISIYRTWVTLDADSAAAVFALKLIVISAVIMPFVLYGIGMYGPIPVAIILYWVANNLWTLIQSIVVALTLYKVLPLEEEHLHFLNERRQLLNQRRKQKREFKRRKRNLRLKKIYSAEARKEYREFIAQHKAERAAKKAERSKHSALRTEAQKELRQQRAAEKKAKKEAAKKEKEARD from the coding sequence GTGCTCGAACTCTTCATTTATCCTATTTCCGGCATCATGAAGATGTGGCATAGTATGCTGCATTCAGGTTTCGGTTTAGATGATTCTATGGCCTGGATTTTATCGTTATTTGGCCTTGTCATCACGATTCGTTCCATCACCATACCGTTGACCTGGTTACAAATGAAGTCTGGCCGTATCGCTGTGCTTATCCGACCTAAAGATCGTGCCTTAAAAGATACGTATGCCAATCGCCATGACGCATCATCTATTAAAGAGCATGAAGAAAAAGTAAAGGAATTGCGTTCCGAATATGGCTACAGCCTAGCGGCAGGCTGTTTACCTTCACTTATTCTTTTTCCAGCATTTTTAGGTCTGTATCAAGTTCTTTTACGCATGTCACGACCGGCAGAGGGCATAGATGCTGATCATTTCTCAGCCATCGGTTTCTTAACATCTGACGACGTACGTGCCTTCCTACAAACCAAAATCGGTGATATCCCTATTGCCGCGTACACCACATTAACAACTGAACAGCTCAGCTTATTAGGTGCCACCAAATCGGAAATTCGAGAGTTCATTTTCCCCCTTATTATCGCCTCATGCGTGTTTACCTTATTAAACATGCTCATTTCGATCTATCGCACTTGGGTAACTCTCGATGCCGATAGTGCAGCCGCTGTATTTGCGCTCAAACTAATTGTCATATCCGCCGTTATTATGCCCTTTGTTTTATATGGCATCGGCATGTACGGCCCCATCCCGGTGGCAATCATTTTGTACTGGGTAGCCAATAACCTCTGGACGCTGATTCAGAGCATAGTAGTCGCCTTGACGCTGTATAAGGTGCTTCCATTAGAAGAAGAACACCTACATTTCCTTAATGAACGTCGTCAGCTTCTTAACCAGCGCAGAAAGCAAAAACGAGAGTTCAAACGACGCAAACGAAACCTGCGCTTGAAAAAAATTTATAGCGCTGAAGCAAGAAAAGAATACCGGGAATTCATCGCACAGCATAAGGCCGAACGGGCAGCCAAAAAAGCCGAACGCTCCAAACACTCGGCTTTGCGTACTGAGGCACAAAAAGAACTGCGCCAACAGCGAGCAGCAGAGAAAAAAGCAAAGAAAGAAGCTGCTAAGAAGGAAAAGGAAGCACGCGATTAG
- a CDS encoding sensor histidine kinase, with the protein MSSSLERDREFSQIDLQMRAGDVDTYDSQPGAASFRIAMNLLTAVLLIVTLGTIVGFPRATAVMAVCVAAAFGALYAASVVRSSDSLWMRVCLLIALTVVWSLMLPIMPVSVYLVFPLFFLYLRVLPDYRGMIAVCGATAIAIFANWNHLTIGAVMGPVVSALVSIGIHLAFLALWKGARQREALITELLETRNQLAETERAAGIAAERQRIAHEIHDTVAQGLSSIQMLLRVAETDIAALDAEESAKNVPISRIELARRTAADNLSEARAMIAALQPAALAKTNLEGALERVATHMVGPDFSIEVDGEEHQLPMRTEAALLRIAQGAMGNVAKHANATLCHVTLSYSDNEVRLDVVDNGQGFDPNTIKDRPAGLGHIGISAMRQRAEEQGGTLEVESTPGGGTAVSVALPISSADVVETPVVDTPPLLDSSSKQGDTKL; encoded by the coding sequence ATGAGTAGTAGCCTAGAACGAGATCGTGAGTTTTCCCAGATTGACCTTCAGATGAGGGCCGGCGATGTAGATACTTATGATTCTCAACCAGGGGCAGCAAGTTTTCGCATTGCTATGAACTTATTAACCGCGGTGCTGCTCATTGTCACCTTGGGAACAATTGTAGGTTTTCCGCGAGCGACTGCAGTTATGGCAGTATGCGTTGCCGCTGCTTTTGGTGCGCTTTACGCCGCCTCTGTGGTACGTAGTAGCGATAGTCTTTGGATGCGGGTATGCCTCCTTATTGCATTAACCGTGGTGTGGTCACTCATGCTGCCCATTATGCCGGTGAGTGTTTACCTTGTTTTCCCACTATTTTTTCTTTACCTGCGAGTACTTCCAGATTACCGGGGCATGATAGCAGTATGTGGTGCTACCGCTATTGCAATTTTTGCCAATTGGAACCATCTGACCATTGGCGCGGTGATGGGACCGGTGGTATCTGCTTTAGTCAGTATTGGTATTCATCTTGCGTTTTTAGCATTGTGGAAAGGTGCCCGCCAGCGTGAAGCACTTATTACCGAACTACTAGAAACCAGAAACCAATTAGCTGAAACTGAACGCGCTGCTGGCATCGCTGCCGAAAGACAGCGCATTGCCCACGAAATTCACGATACGGTTGCCCAGGGACTATCCAGCATTCAGATGCTATTGCGGGTAGCTGAGACTGATATTGCTGCCCTAGATGCTGAAGAGAGCGCAAAAAATGTGCCAATTTCGCGCATTGAACTTGCTCGGCGCACTGCCGCTGATAATTTAAGCGAGGCGCGCGCTATGATTGCCGCCCTACAACCAGCAGCATTGGCAAAAACTAACTTGGAAGGTGCGCTAGAGCGGGTTGCTACGCATATGGTTGGTCCGGACTTTAGCATCGAAGTTGATGGTGAGGAACATCAATTACCGATGCGTACTGAGGCCGCACTCTTGCGTATTGCACAGGGAGCGATGGGTAACGTCGCAAAGCATGCCAATGCCACCTTATGCCATGTGACCTTGAGCTATTCCGATAATGAGGTGCGGTTAGATGTGGTGGATAATGGGCAAGGCTTTGATCCGAATACGATTAAGGATCGTCCAGCAGGCTTGGGACATATCGGTATTTCTGCTATGCGCCAGCGTGCCGAGGAACAAGGCGGTACCTTGGAGGTGGAATCAACTCCTGGAGGCGGCACAGCGGTGAGCGTGGCACTGCCAATTAGTTCTGCTGATGTAGTCGAGACGCCTGTGGTTGATACGCCGCCACTACTGGATTCCTCTTCCAAACAAGGGGATACTAAGTTATAA
- a CDS encoding class E sortase, producing the protein MTEKQHRVSISTVLGELMLTCGLLLFLFAFYEAYWTNIEAGKAQNIVAGKLDEQWKNPRQKINPELGEAFARMYIPRFGSDFQFAIVEGTEDADLLAGPGHYVGTALPGQKGNFAVAGHRVGKGAPFNDLGNLEVCDAVVVETQTQWVVYRVLPIGLSGPERRAAAESCLTPQQAERVAAGEYSTVEGRHITLPGDIGVIDPVPGINLAEPTEGLVTLTTCHPQFSNAERMIVHAMETEVIAKDGVTRPAVLEEN; encoded by the coding sequence GTGACCGAAAAACAACACCGGGTGAGTATCTCTACTGTTCTTGGTGAGCTCATGCTTACCTGCGGCCTGTTACTTTTCCTTTTTGCCTTTTACGAGGCCTATTGGACAAATATTGAGGCTGGTAAAGCTCAGAATATAGTTGCGGGCAAACTTGATGAGCAATGGAAAAACCCACGTCAGAAAATCAATCCAGAACTAGGCGAGGCCTTTGCGCGCATGTATATTCCGCGCTTTGGCTCAGATTTTCAATTCGCCATTGTTGAAGGTACCGAAGACGCCGACTTATTAGCTGGTCCTGGACACTATGTGGGCACCGCACTACCAGGTCAGAAGGGCAATTTTGCGGTTGCTGGACACCGCGTGGGTAAGGGAGCACCCTTTAATGATTTAGGGAATTTAGAAGTCTGCGATGCGGTGGTCGTCGAAACGCAAACTCAGTGGGTTGTTTATCGGGTCTTGCCGATTGGACTCAGCGGCCCTGAGCGTCGTGCTGCGGCAGAGTCGTGCTTGACCCCGCAGCAAGCAGAGAGAGTTGCTGCTGGCGAGTACTCGACTGTCGAAGGACGCCACATTACTCTTCCGGGAGATATTGGAGTTATTGACCCCGTACCAGGGATCAACCTGGCCGAACCAACAGAGGGCTTAGTCACTTTGACCACCTGCCACCCACAATTTTCCAATGCAGAGCGCATGATTGTGCATGCCATGGAAACTGAAGTCATTGCTAAAGATGGGGTCACCCGTCCAGCAGTATTGGAGGAAAACTAA
- a CDS encoding DUF2020 domain-containing protein has product MRRTLPSLLGVSLIVSLLSACSTSPTTTDASGMSEQAAQVSESAALEVHDHNLPVDTFPDTGDRNAWQECPYLDTAWVSDTNGQRTLGQTIDDRFDTPACTFWSYPEEPHVKVLVRHMNTVAEAIAVVDWAAPVNTTEPADQPAGWSGGRIGNEQGAIYAVQKDTIAVVVWSNQQQSLKTQLIAEEVISRLGY; this is encoded by the coding sequence ATGCGTCGTACATTACCGTCTCTTCTCGGTGTCAGCCTTATCGTTAGCTTGCTTAGTGCCTGTAGTACTAGCCCAACTACAACCGATGCCAGTGGCATGTCCGAACAGGCCGCCCAGGTTTCGGAAAGCGCTGCTCTAGAGGTTCATGATCACAATCTTCCCGTCGATACTTTCCCTGATACTGGCGATAGAAATGCTTGGCAAGAATGCCCCTATCTAGATACTGCGTGGGTTTCTGATACCAATGGTCAGCGCACTCTGGGCCAAACTATCGACGATCGCTTCGATACTCCGGCATGTACTTTCTGGTCTTATCCAGAAGAACCGCACGTAAAAGTGTTGGTGCGCCATATGAATACTGTTGCAGAAGCCATTGCAGTTGTCGATTGGGCGGCACCGGTTAATACAACAGAACCCGCCGACCAACCAGCTGGTTGGTCAGGCGGGCGCATTGGCAATGAGCAGGGCGCTATCTATGCAGTGCAAAAAGATACTATTGCCGTGGTGGTGTGGAGTAATCAGCAGCAAAGTTTAAAAACACAGCTTATTGCAGAGGAAGTTATTTCTCGACTCGGCTACTAG
- a CDS encoding universal stress protein: MTVESIVVVAVDGSDASKNAVRWAANTAYKRGIPLRLASSYTMPQFLYAEGMIPPQELFDELQNETMHKIDEAREIAHSVAKDLKVGYTIAEGSPIDMLLEMSADATMIVMGSRGLGGLSGMVMGSVSAAVVSHAQCPVVVVREDNHVTESNKYGPVVVGVDGSDISQQATAFAFAEAKARGAKLIAVHTWMDMQVQASLAGLAAAQQEWNVIEDEQTELLKERVAPFIAEYPDVEVELVITRDRPIRALVDNSQDAQLLVVGSHGRGGFRGMLLGSTSRALLQSAPCPMVVVRPHIK, encoded by the coding sequence ATGACCGTTGAGAGCATTGTCGTTGTTGCCGTTGATGGGTCCGACGCCTCCAAAAATGCCGTGCGTTGGGCTGCAAATACTGCATATAAGCGCGGGATCCCGCTGCGCCTTGCATCTAGTTATACGATGCCGCAGTTTCTTTATGCCGAAGGCATGATTCCTCCACAAGAGCTTTTCGACGAACTGCAAAACGAAACCATGCATAAGATCGACGAAGCACGTGAAATAGCTCATAGCGTTGCTAAGGATCTTAAGGTTGGCTACACCATTGCTGAAGGTTCTCCAATTGATATGCTGCTCGAAATGAGCGCAGATGCCACCATGATCGTGATGGGATCGCGTGGTTTGGGTGGACTATCCGGTATGGTCATGGGCTCTGTTTCTGCTGCGGTGGTTTCCCATGCGCAGTGTCCAGTTGTAGTCGTGCGAGAAGATAATCATGTGACCGAGAGCAATAAGTACGGTCCAGTGGTGGTCGGCGTTGATGGCTCTGATATTTCTCAGCAGGCTACTGCATTTGCGTTTGCTGAAGCCAAAGCACGTGGGGCAAAACTTATTGCGGTACACACTTGGATGGACATGCAAGTACAAGCATCTTTGGCAGGCCTAGCTGCAGCTCAGCAAGAGTGGAATGTTATTGAAGATGAACAGACCGAATTACTCAAAGAACGGGTAGCACCGTTTATCGCTGAGTACCCCGATGTGGAAGTAGAGTTGGTTATTACTCGCGATCGTCCAATTCGTGCCCTGGTGGATAACTCCCAGGATGCACAGCTTTTGGTGGTTGGCTCGCATGGACGCGGCGGCTTCCGAGGCATGCTTTTAGGCTCGACATCGCGTGCCTTGTTGCAGTCGGCTCCTTGTCCAATGGTTGTGGTGCGTCCGCATATTAAGTAG